Part of the Chanos chanos chromosome 5, fChaCha1.1, whole genome shotgun sequence genome, CTGCTCTCTTTTGATGTAAAGTTTGTTGTCCACGGCtttgcccccgccccccccttcTGTAGAGCACTCGTGTAATTCGTCATTCGCGGACAAAAAGCGTTCTTAATTTTGCCTTCTTAATTTCCAACGGTTAAACCATGTTGATCATTGTAAAGAAATGCCGTGTCTTTTGCATAAGTGTTGGGGGAAAGAGGAGCGGACACTTGTTTTTACTAAGCTACAGGCTGACGCAGAGCGTGGGCACTCGCCGTTCTAGAATCAATATTGATGTTCAAAAGCACTGGTGTCCGCGTCTACGCAACCAATCAAAAGACGTCAGgccaaaacagctgttttggtTACACATTATTAATAAAAGTGGCAAGTATGTCAAACATTAACTTCtcgggtggggtggggggggggtcaaggcACAgcatatatatgtgcatatatatatgcacacatatatgtacacacacacacacacacacatatatatatatatatatatatatatatatatacatacaccaCAGCCCGCAGGAATGAGGGATTAGAAACGAACGAGTTGTTATCCGCAGAGTAAGTTGTTTTTGCGCACAATAGATCTATCTTAATATTGCAATGAGTGGATTACTTCAGTGTTTCGTCTGGGTACTCGCTGTCTCCACGACTTTTCATACGCCTGGCGGGTGTTCGCCTTTGCTGGCGCCAGAGCCGATACGCTGCGCTCCCTGTACCCAGGAGCAGATCATCGAATGTCCAGCGGTGCCGTCCAGCTGCCAGGAGGTGTTAAAGGAACCGGGCTGTGGATGCTGTCTCGCATGCGCTTTGGAGAAGGGTGCTCTCTGTGGGGTTTACACGGCGCATTGCGCCACTGGTTTACGCTGCACCCCACGGCCAGGTGACCCACGACCTCTCCACTCCCTCACAAGGGGTCAAGGAATCTGCACTGAGTCTGATGACGCGGAAGGTTCGTTGTGCAGCTGTAAAATTACACTTCATTTGGTTTGCTTAGAGCCCTGTCTGACTCTAACTTTAGCATCATTTTATAGTTAAATAGACCGCGGAGGCGTTTAGTGGTTATTGATTTGGTATTATTGGACCGTTTCATAGTTACAATGTCGTGTTTAATCGTTTACTTTCAGAAGACGCAGATGCGACAAACGATCAGGGGTCTTTGCACTATTTGCTGGGACTCAACAAACCCCTTGACCCCCGCGACGCCGCGGAAGCACATGAGAGCATTAAAGCCAAAGTCAACGCCATTCGAAAGAAGTTAGTCCAACAGGTAAACGGATAAAGCAAAAAAATGGCGCTAACATGACACTCATTTGAGAAAACTTATTTTTTAAAACGTTTTAAAACTTGTACATGCTCAGTCTTTACTTTGCATTATCTACAGATAACCACTAGAGGGCCCAGGCGTCTTTTAAACAGTGTAACTCTCAGTGAGGTACACCGACCATCTCATAGAAAACTAACTTTATTCTGTTGCCGCCAGGGCCCCTGTCACAGTGAACTCCACGCCGCCTTGGACGTTATCGCTACTTCGCAGCAGACACTGGGCGAAAAATTCACTAGCTTCTACCTCCCCAACTGTGAAGAGCACGGCTTTTACAAAGCCAAACAGGTAAGAATTAACATCGAAGGGATGGATTATGAGGTCCCCCATTCACTTACTGTCTACATTAAATAAACGACCGAGAAGATATTGTTTGACATAAGCGTTAGGAGCAATACATGTTACAACTGAGAAAATTACCCCGGCATCctattattcaaaataaaagcagtgTGAAAACAGCTTTACTTTCTCTCACCAGTGTAATGAGGCCATGCGATTCAGTTGGTGGTAATCTAATTAAGATTTGAATGttgtagagagacagaaagggattTTGCTCTCTAAGATAAGCATTTGGCACTCTCTCTAGAAAAGaggtctgtcagtgtgtgtgcgcagtgGAGCTTGACACAGTGCAGAGGGAGTACAGTCACACATGCTAATGCCCTCTGCTCCACTGTCTATATGAGCACCATCTACTGTAGCTTAGCAGCCAACATTTGCCTCAGACACTTTCTTCTAAGACTGTAAGATGAATCATGTTAGTAAATCACTTGTAATAATTGTTTTACATGCTAAGTGCTTTTTTAATATGCACTTTGGGAAAACATGaattttgctctctgtctctctctctttctttgttcctcAGTGTGAGACGTCTCTGGTGGGGCACCCAGCTCGCTGCTGGTGTGTGTCCTCCTGGAATGGCAAGAGACTTCCTGGATCCACTGACCTCAGTGCAGATGGCCAGTGCCATCAAGAGGTCACTCACTAAAGCATTGTCcagtgtgcacgcacgcactcacacacacacacacacatttaatctAGCTGTAGTGCTCTGTATATGTCCTATCAAGActtatttattcaaaaaaaagagaaggaaaaacaagatGTATATGTTAGCGTCAGTGTTAACCTTTAGTAATTTTTTAGAGTATTTATatgtccatatatatatacacttttttttttttatttctaaatagaaaaaatagaaaaacactgGATGCATTTGCTGCTTACTAAACACCTCCATCTCTGTTGACCACAAGCCTCCACATTAGCCGAGACTGAATCCAGGGCCCCTGGGATCTGGGACCTAGTTTAGCCTTGTTTCGCACACTGCACCCTCATGCTGTGTGCTAACAGCTTCAGTAGTCAAATACTGTTAACCAGTGGTTACCTGAGCAAGTACTTCTTCAGTGGCCTGGGAGCCTTTCATGTAATGCTGTGGTATTTGGTTCTGTTTGAATCATTTAGGTCTATTTTTTGAGAACAGGATTTCTGGTTAGTGACGAAAGATCGTAGGTAAGCCTTATCTGCCAAATTATTGTCTCTCTAAGTTTAGTATTATTTATGGACTACTCTGTgcaagttcatttttttatggATTTCCACAAACATTCTACCTCTACAAGTCTCAGCAGGTTTTTCGTGGTTCAGTAGAGGCTGCTGACACAAACTTGGTCTCAGTAAACACTGAGAGGCTGCATTTTCTTGTCTCCCTCATGTTGTTATCAGAGTCTTTAAATCAGAGGAAGACATTAAAATATGAGAAGACTCTGAATGTTTATTCGTAAACAGCTGGTGGCAGATCTGCTGTTGTCTCATTACAGTGTGGGCATTTACAGGACCTCACATTTTATTCAACACAGAAGGCTCATCAGTCATCAGATCTGGCTTGTGTAATGCATGTCATTAGATGAATCGCGTGTTAGTTTCGTTCTGAGTTTAGATGAAAAGAGGGGCAGTTCATTGGGCCTCCAGGCCCAGACAAACAAGTGAAGTAGGGCTTTCAAGAGCTCTTTTCAAAACCCTTTCCAGATTCCTCCTCTAGAATAAGTGGGTTTTGTAGAGCTTTTCCCTTCTCCGTTCTAATCCAAATTGTGTAGCTTATGTGTATTTAAGTGCTGTGAAAGGAGACAAGGAGGAAAGGATGTGTGAAATATTGGGACAAAGCCCAAATGCATTCAAAAACAGTATATGATTTCAGTTATGACGTGATTTAATTCTCAGCCTGACAACATCATCAGAGAAAGTTTGAAAGTGCTGCTAAGCAGCAGACACATGAGGACACATTGGATATTGGACGCCGCTCGTGTATCCGTGATGCAGTTGGTGGTCTGACTGTGCAGAAACGGTGTTTGGTATGAGTGTCACCTCTGTGTGTTATTCTGAGTAATCCCCACTTTCTAGTCTATGATACTGCTCTGTCTCCACACCTCAGTCATCCTGACTGATCTTCTGTCCCTAAACATGCTGCTATTCGCTGTACTACTGTTGTTGTCTGTTATGGTATCTGTTATAttattggtcttttttttttggttccaaAGGAACTGCTGGAATCATTTGAATGTATGTTACTCTCTTTTGTAATTGCATTATTCTTAACATATATTTTCAATTAAACAATGAGTTTCATGGAATGGTGCCCCagaatattcattcattcattcatttatatgttcattcattcattcattcatatattcattcactcattctttcAGAGACTGTGGCACATTGACATAACTCACAGAGAAAAGTCTCCCCACTGACGTTTCACTGTGAAATGCACTTTAGAAATACGTTAGGCCTTGAACCCCCACATACATATCACAGGATTGATTAAGAGTTTCATGGAAATAATGGATTTTTattgggaaaaacaaaacaaaaaaactcatacACAGCAGTACCCCTTCCCCTACAGAGTATGGGCTTTTCAAGGCCAGAGCCCTCTGGGCCAGGCTGTAGTGTACAGACCTCTGGGCCAGGCTGTGGTGTACAGACCTCTGGGCCAGGCTGTGGTGTACAGACTAGAGCAGGACAGACACTGTGTCCACACAGTCCTGTTTGCATATGTCGTGTTTCAGAAGTCTCTTGCCTCTGCTTACTTCCGCAGCTTATCACACTGGGGGTTAAAGGAAGAATAACGTTTTTAAAGCCCTTATGCTGAGTGAACTTAAACTGTAGTGTGAAATGTCGATAAAGCAGTACATATTTGAATAGCAGTCTACACTGGAAGCCTGAGTATGTGCTTATGAATAAGAACAAGTGCCATCATCACAATCTTTGACTTTCCACAGTTCAGAGCAACTGATCAGATAGGATCTGAGGAGGCCACCCCTTTCAGAAGGTCTGTCCATTAGTGCCAGGGTAAATCTGATATAGGTTATAAACATGagcaaagaaacagagagaaggtaTAATCtggtgtttctcaatcctggtCTTGGGGAACCCCTGCTCTacatatcttctatctatccttgctcaGAACagacctgattagtgtgattaacatgctcttgattaaagcAGGTGTGCTTAGCCAaacaaaagtgccactgatgagttcagccaggtgggtagagcagggaaagatggagaatgtgcagagcaggggtcccccaagGACAGCACTGAGAAACACTAGcgtaaacaaaccaaaaaaagggcGACAGGCGTAGTTGAAGATGGAGTAAATTGAGCTGTCTTCAGgtcatcattttaaaatgctcaGCTGTCAGGCGTTTGTGAGTTCTGTCAACGGTGAGCATTCAGTTCTAATGGCTATACAAAAAGGAAGGGGTATGCCAATTAAAATGTCAGCGTGGGTTTTCAGCATGCATAAAACCTGTGATCAAATCTGTGACTATGGACATTTATAGGTGAGGACCCATGGCTGTTTCATGGTGTTTTTATTGTACATCGGtccttcaagaaaaaaaaaacaaacaaacaaaaaaaaccctttgaacCACAGCAAAAGAACCCTGGAGAGAGACGCCCAAGCATCGGAGAAAAGACCCTCACTTGGTGGTGtgtaataacacagacacaaacaagaaTCAAACCACCATGGGTGGCAGTGCACACAGTTTCTACCTCTGTTGCTATCACTgttcaattatttttttcagctaaaattttcatgtgttttcatgtgccTTTCATGCGTCTACTGTTTTGGTAGAATCAGTCCATTACAGCCTGTAACTGTTATAACTGCTGTTATGTCATGTTTTTGATATGCCCCTGTGCCTGTTTTACAAGTTGCTATAGCAACAGCCATATACGTCTAGCCAGTGAAGATGACATTTTGAGTGTAAGACCATCCGGAGTCACAAAGGTGTGCAAGGGTCTTTCACAACAGGGAATCAACATCACGAAAACTTCAGGCTCTCACATAGGTTAAACCTGCATGTGCAAATGGAAACCGTTCTGAGAAAGAAGTATGTGAGAATGGTCTTTAGCCCAGAGTCCTCCGGCAGGTGATCCCTTCTCTGAGCTTGGCTATGACTGCTGAATATTTGTGACGAAGACTGAATGAATGGTTTGTGATTATGTTAGCTGTTGTTTGTCATGGCGAACACACACTAGGTTAAAACAGGTGGGTGAGGCCAGTTCAGATTGTGCACTGTGAGGAAGGATGTCAAGGTGTGTCAAAGTAAACTTATCTGCAAAGTGTATTtactcagatctctctctctctctctctctctctctctctctctcctacacacacacacacacatacaccaacttAAGTAGGGCTGTCCAtgtacaatattaaaaaaaaaaaaaaaaaagatttgtccTGTCCTTGGGGTGCATAATGATGGCATGGTCTCTAATGGTCAGCGCTAAATGTCAGCTgtagtcagtctctctctctctctctctctctctctctctctctctttctctctctctttctcagggtTTCAGTTGGCTTACTCTGGATCTGGAGAATGAGAGCATGTAAAACACATGAGGAATGGAATCACATCTTCAAACCTTTTTTGGAAAGACCATGCATACCATGTTCCTCTTCCTCATAAGGTCCAATAGGTGAGTCTCTAAAAGCAGGGCTGGGTGTCTAAGCAGGTGAGCCCTGACTTTTCACTTCCCCCAGCGTCCTTAGAGTGCCTCATCAcagttctccttctctctttctctctctgttttttttttctttgtctcaaCACACTATTGGTTGTCCAGGTTATAGCACTGGGCGTCGCCTCTCTCCTTCCCATTTAAACCGGGAAGAGGCTGTCCGTACTTATCCACACACCAGCAGAAGCCCCGCTTTCTCCCTTTAGAGGGACGACACTGCCAAgaagacagtaagagagagagaaagagagcgagagagaggttgttaaatatttttgtgcGATTGCATGCATTGAACatgtgaacatgtttttttatgtataaaGTTTTATTTCCTTCATTAGGGGATAACAACACGTTATTTTGTATCAGTACTTTGGTTTGCATAAAACATAGACTATTAACAGAAACCGATATACTGATTCTTTCTTCTACCTCTGTTTTAATACTGAAGCCTTTACCTCCTGTCACCAGGCTGTATGTCCTACAAACAGATTTAAACCCTGTGACTCACGTAACGGCATTCTTTCCCTATCGAGTGAGCGCAGACGTCCGTTTTCTCCCCGACGGAGCCAGAGTATTTTCAGGGGCCATTTTTACGAGTGACTTCCCGTTTTTTGTCCGCAGAGAGCATGCTTGAAGGTAAACACAGAGCCACTGAAATATTTGCCAAGGCCCGTGTGTGAATAAACGAATGCCAGGATCTATTCTCAGCTTCCCGCTGCCCAGTACAAATCATTGCACTGCTGATTATACCCCATGGCTTCAAATTATGGGTGATACAAATGACTCACAGAACTCTGTGCGCTAACCCCAGGGCTGCTATTTCACTGCCAATTTTACTAAAGGTCAAACTCCTgtctagtaaaaaaaaaaagaaaaaaaaaagtcttcaatATGAAGACCCACACAACAGAGTATGTTCCATAAAAATAGGCAATGGCTAGCAAACACTCTGTCTGGTCATTCCTCTATGcgtgatttctctctctgttatgtttGCTCTGAATAGTTCTCCACAAAACTgaggtcatctctctctctctctctctctctctctctctctctctctctctctctatatatatatatatatatatatatatatatgtatatgtgtgtgtgtgtgtgtgtgtgtgtgtttgtgtttacagaactgttttttgtgtttactgcATACCTATACCTAGATAATTTACAGATCATTAAAGCATCTCATTTGAACGGTACACTACTGGAGgtctaaacacaacacatgatGTTAATGCAGGAAAACATGGGTGATCAAAATAtccagagacacaaacaaacagaaaaaagcttATTAAATGCTTATTACAACTGCAACAAGTCTTCTGTTCAAACAGAGCAACCCCCCTAATTACTTTGCATTTTGGCAGGCATAATCAGACAGGAGCTCTTATTTGTGCCCAGCATAAACATTCAGCCTTAATAAGAAGTGCTGTTCTGTACGTCACGGCTGCCACAAAAGTAAACAGCCTCACAGAAAATTGACGCCACTCCCTCAGGTCTGGGGATAGCTGTGTTTTTTCATCATCACCacggaaataaaaaaaaaaatagatagatagatagatagatagatagatagatagatagatagatagatagatagatagatagatagatagatagatagatagatggggggggggggtcatgcaGAAGACCTCCATTAGCAGACATTGCTGTGTTACATAAACAGTGCAGCGGGGGTGGAGGGTAACTGCATCCACATGAAGCCTTCTGGGGCCACTCATTTATTACACACCAGCTGCGGGTCCACCACGTGAGTCTGGAAAGGGCTGCACTCTATTTCAGGGACTGCTGCTACGAGGAATCTGATAATTATGGGGAGAGTGCCTGGTTCCCAGGCAGCCACCTTGACGTCGCTCTAGCTGGGCGGGTTATGCAAGATGGCTGCCGCAGTAGCCACCCTGGGTTTGGCTTGGTAGAGACAAGACGCCTCTCCGCTGACTCACCTCCACGCTAACCGTTAGCACCACAAGcaagaacacaaacatgaatCTGGACCTGTGGCAAGGGatggctaattttttttttctgggctaACCCTGAAAAGGGCTAATCTTGGATGGTAGAAGTGGCAACGTACAAATGCCAACTGCTAATTATGAGAAATTTTCAGCTAATGCTAAGTTGGTAGGGCTTTTTGTTCCAGTGGTTGTCTCATAAGTCTGATCAGACCATTCCCTGTTCCCTATTCAAGATATTATGAGCTAGGCAGCACAGTTGACTTCACAGATGAGCATCTCAAATATCTGTGGGTTAAAGTCTTTAATTGGCGGGGGGGGGTTCCCCTTTGCCCATGCTGCTCATATGAGCTATGTGCTAATGGAGATGCGGTGTTCCTGAGTTGGTGCCTGGAGTGAGCACTGATTCCTAACTGTGTGGTGTTCTTTATGTAAAATCCAACACATTCAGAGCTCACtattgggggggtgggtgggcaTTGTAAGCAATCTAGCACAGTTTATTTATCAGTGTTAACCACTATCTACAGATAGCTGCCTTTCTATCAGGTTTCTGTCACGTGTAAAGACCATTCTGaaacaattcagttcagttcagctgtgttttaaatggAGCATTTCAGAATAGATAATgtcacaaatacactctcttAATGTTTTGTCTCAATCTTTTGTCTCAGCCTAGTGCAATAGTTGCAAGTGAAATTCCATTAGGCTATAAATAAGGATGAAATCTAGTCTCCCTGAAGCTTGAATCGAGGGCTCTAAATTCAGAATACAGATTTCCATCTTGGGAGTTATAAAGCCTGTAAGTGGGCAACAACCCTGAGTCTATTTTCGGGAGACAGTGaaaggggaagggaggggggggtctcCAAACCCCATCCGTTCTCAGTCCTGTTCCTGTTGTTTATTGCTGTAGtccattttaaactgaataGTTTTCAATAGTTTGAGCTGAATTCATTTGACTCACTGTACCTGTTTTTTCTTGTAGAAACCTTTCTTGTCGCAGTTAGGGATTCTGAATCCTTTGGGGTTGAGAATGTCGCTGATCTTTAGTCCATTTAGAACACTCTCCATCTCCCTGCGACACGGGCCCTACAGAGGACAAAACATACGTGTAAACATAACAAACATGTTAACATGTTCTACCATACGGAACACAGCGAACCCCAGGGCCAGCGTGGATAAGTACAGACGAAACATACTAAGGGAGAGATAGTACTCTGATAGTGCACTGAGTAGATGGTGCACTAATAATATTATTTCTGCCAGAAGCAGAACGTTCTAGATGTGTTTTGGTGATCTATAAACCATTCCTTTCACACAGTGCAGTGATAATTTTATTCAGTTCAGGCTTAGCCCTGGTATTCACTATAAACTCAGAATAGAGGGTAAGTTTTTATTCGATCAAACAGATACTAGCACACGTCAAGCCAATCAAAGAGCCATAAGAATGGTTAGGAGTTACACTGAATGATTAGAGAAGCACAGGCCAACACAGCTGCATATGCATCAGGATAATGCCAGTGTACTAAACACCTACAGTCTTCATCCAGAATTGCTTGATCTACAACTGTTTCATGTAGAACTGCTAGGTCTCCTTCAGAAATGGGGGCTCTGACATACATTTCAGTCGTATGTTGGTCATGATAAATTAAGGATGAGAAGTGGGTGAAATGAAAAGGGGAAAGCCCTGGCTAAAGCCTGGAGACGCCTGTGTGGTGTGTCATTTTACAATGGCCCTATTTACTGCTGTATGTACACTCATGCATACCTCAAGCCCCAGTCACTGATCAGTcctgacaccacacacatgcgcagacacacacatgcatgcaaccTCAGAAACAACCCAAACATAGAAATCatccagacatacacacacagtcactcacacaaataTTACAACCAAGCACGCAAAGCAAACCCACGGAAGTGCATATACACGCCAGTATTAACAAATAAACTGTTACgctacacatacaaacacagagcaaacagaaacacacaaaactgcatTTGGTATACTGTATGAACAACACGacagtacatatacacatgaacacagacacaacagacTGTGGCGCTGTAGCTCATTGCATGGGTTTCCGTGTGGGACAa contains:
- the igfbp1b gene encoding insulin-like growth factor-binding protein 1b isoform X2, with protein sequence MSGLLQCFVWVLAVSTTFHTPGGCSPLLAPEPIRCAPCTQEQIIECPAVPSSCQEVLKEPGCGCCLACALEKGALCGVYTAHCATGLRCTPRPGDPRPLHSLTRGQGICTESDDAEDADATNDQGSLHYLLGLNKPLDPRDAAEAHESIKAKVNAIRKKLVQQGPCHSELHAALDVIATSQQTLGEKFTSFYLPNCEEHGFYKAKQCETSLVGHPARCWCVSSWNGKRLPGSTDLSADGQCHQEVTH
- the igfbp1b gene encoding insulin-like growth factor-binding protein 1b isoform X1, with the protein product MSGLLQCFVWVLAVSTTFHTPGGCSPLLAPEPIRCAPCTQEQIIECPAVPSSCQEVLKEPGCGCCLACALEKGALCGVYTAHCATGLRCTPRPGDPRPLHSLTRGQGICTESDDAEEDADATNDQGSLHYLLGLNKPLDPRDAAEAHESIKAKVNAIRKKLVQQGPCHSELHAALDVIATSQQTLGEKFTSFYLPNCEEHGFYKAKQCETSLVGHPARCWCVSSWNGKRLPGSTDLSADGQCHQEVTH